A single genomic interval of Ischnura elegans chromosome 3, ioIscEleg1.1, whole genome shotgun sequence harbors:
- the LOC124155140 gene encoding uncharacterized protein LOC124155140, translating into MDLRLALALLFCALASTGMPRGTTASPEAAEFLRSAMFHFSHDPHASFSSKADFTSPEDNIEAGVVREGPELSQFDASGPTASALERIRIEIDHGKHAQMIQSQHKTPVYAQQQQQAQPQSQPVYGGQSPVYPHADAGIYGQTSSNTHSHTEVIYKQNADQQQQQPPQSYQDVPAPPPISKEELKALYQSALQKGTDLDLSQFPANTDGLGEPNVGSMPGYYYYYYPIKQFPKGGGDDGNKGQNGGGDGNGDGNGDGNGDGNGDGNGSTGVNTKVEPLFVAMTAFIGMSMAFMFSMLFLPKIGFLRSSGIGLLSRLAPDDLTSLTRVVMESIDGKDCDLRIACELGRVLRKFQLHDKPIRFLESFVSKEAKLQLQNVRRAGIYRPKCAPIRCKRRQRKP; encoded by the coding sequence ATGGACCTGCGGCTCGCGCTCGCCCTGCTCTTCTGCGCTCTGGCATCCACAGGGATGCCCAGAGGGACAACGGCGTCCCCGGAAGCCGCCGAGTTCCTGAGGTCGGCCATGTTCCACTTCTCGCACGATCCGCACGCGTCCTTCTCCTCCAAGGCGGACTTCACCTCCCCCGAGGACAACATCGAGGCCGGGGTGGTGCGTGAAGGGCCGGAACTCAGCCAATTCGACGCCTCGGGTCCGACCGCATCCGCTCTCGAGAGGATCAGGATCGAAATAGACCACGGCAAGCACGCGCAGATGATTCAGAGCCAGCACAAGACCCCCGTGTACGCGCAGCAGCAGCAACAGGCCCAACCACAGTCACAACCGGTCTACGGGGGCCAGAGTCCGGTGTACCCTCACGCCGACGCCGGGATTTACGGCCAGACTTCGAGCAACACTCACTCCCACACCGAGGTGATCTACAAGCAGAATGCtgaccagcagcagcagcagccgccGCAATCGTACCAGGACGTCCCTGCCCCGCCTCCCATATCCAAGGAGGAACTCAAGGCCCTGTACCAATCCGCCCTGCAGAAAGGCACCGACCTCGACCTGTCCCAGTTCCCGGCGAACACGGATGGCCTAGGAGAGCCGAACGTGGGCTCCATGCCCGGCTACTACTATTACTACTACCCGATCAAACAGTTCCCCAAGGGGGGCGGTGACGACGGCAACAAGGGGCAGAACGGGGGCGGGGACGGGAACGGGGACGGGAACGGGGACGGGAACGGAGACGGGAACGGAGACGGGAACGGAAGCACGGGCGTGAACACCAAAGTGGAGCCGCTGTTCGTGGCGATGACGGCTTTCATCGGCATGTCGATGGCCTTCATGTTCTCCATGTTGTTCCTGCCGAAAATCGGTTTCCTGAGATCGAGCGGCATAGGGCTGCTGTCCAGACTCGCTCCAGACGACTTGACGAGTCTGACGAGGGTCGTGATGGAATCCATAGACGGGAAGGACTGCGATCTGAGGATCGCTTGCGAACTTGGGAGGGTACTTCGCAAGTTCCAGTTGCACGACAAACCCATCAG